In Bacteroidales bacterium, the sequence TCCGAAAGCAAAACGCAAATTCGCGTAGCTATGGCAACATGCGGAATTGCTTCAGGTGCAAAAGCTGTAATGGAGTATTTTATCGAAGAACTCGATAAAAGAAACGTTGATGCAGTTGTAATGCAAACAGGCTGCATGGGATATTGCTATGCTGAACCAACAGTAGAAATTACAAAACCAGGTGAAGAACCTATTGTATTTGGTTGGGTAGATGAGAAAAAAGCCGATGCAATTATTGAAAAATACATAAAACAGGGTGAACTTGTTGAAGGTATTATACCAAAAAATTATGATAACGCTGATAATTAAAATAACAAGGAGGAGTTTTAATAATGAATAAATTCAAATTTAATATTTTAATATGCGGCGGAACAGGCTGTAAATCATCTGATAGCGCAGAAATATACAAGACCTTTGTCGCAAAACTTAAAGATTTTTCACTTTCTAACGATGTGCAAGTTATTACAACAGGATGCTTTGGCTTTTGTGAACAAGGACCTATTGTAAAAATAATGCCCGACAATACTTTTTATGTAAAAGTAACTCCAAATGATGTAGAAGAAATCATTAAAGAACACATCATTAAAGGAAGAAAAGTTGAGCGTTTATTATATAGCAATCCTGAAACAAAAAAGCACGTTAGCGATTCAAAACATATGGGATTTTACAAAAAACAATTACGTATAGCTCTTCGTAATTGCGGTATGATAAATCCTGAAAACATTGATGACTATATTTCTAGAGATGGATATCTAGCCTTAGGAAAATGTTTATTAGAACATAAACCTACAGATGTTATTGATATTATAAAAAAATCAGGACTTAGAGGTCGTGGTGGCGCAGGTTTCCCTACTGGAAAAAAATGGGAAATAGCAGCTGCTAGCCATGGAAATGAAAAATATGTAGTTTGTAACGCTGACGAAGGTGACCCAGGTGCTTTTATGGATAGAAGTATCCTTGAAGGTGACCCACATAGTGTAATTGAAGCAATGATTATTTGCGGATATTGTATTGGCGCTTCAAAAGGGTTAATCTATATTAGAGCAGAATACCCATTAGCAATTGAACGTTTAAAAATAGCTATAAATCAAGCAAAAGAATACGGTTTTCTTGGCGAAAACATCTTTGGAAGCAATTTTAGCTTTGACCTAACATTAAAATATGGCGCTGGAGCTTTTGTTTGTGGTGAAGAAACAGCTCTAATCCATTCTATGGAAGGCTCACGTGGTGAACCTACTTTCAAACCACCATTCCCAGCAGTTTCAGGATATAATAAAAAACCTACCAACGTAAATAATGTTGAAACTTTTGCAAACATTCCTGTTATTATTAATAAAGGTGCTGATTGGTTCTCATCAATCGGAACAGAAAAAAGTAAAGGAACAAAAGTTTTTGCATTAGCTGGTAAAATCAACAACGTAGGATTAATTGAAGTTCCTATGGGTACTACACTACGTGAAGTAATTTTTGAAATCGGTGGTGGAATCAAAGATGGTAAAAAATTTAAAGCAGTTCAAACTGGAGGTCCTTCAGGAGGCTGCTTAACAGAAAAACACTTAGATACTCCTATTGATTTTGATAACCTTATTGCCGCAGGCTC encodes:
- a CDS encoding NADH-quinone oxidoreductase subunit NuoF encodes the protein MNKFKFNILICGGTGCKSSDSAEIYKTFVAKLKDFSLSNDVQVITTGCFGFCEQGPIVKIMPDNTFYVKVTPNDVEEIIKEHIIKGRKVERLLYSNPETKKHVSDSKHMGFYKKQLRIALRNCGMINPENIDDYISRDGYLALGKCLLEHKPTDVIDIIKKSGLRGRGGAGFPTGKKWEIAAASHGNEKYVVCNADEGDPGAFMDRSILEGDPHSVIEAMIICGYCIGASKGLIYIRAEYPLAIERLKIAINQAKEYGFLGENIFGSNFSFDLTLKYGAGAFVCGEETALIHSMEGSRGEPTFKPPFPAVSGYNKKPTNVNNVETFANIPVIINKGADWFSSIGTEKSKGTKVFALAGKINNVGLIEVPMGTTLREVIFEIGGGIKDGKKFKAVQTGGPSGGCLTEKHLDTPIDFDNLIAAGSMMGSGGMIVMDEDNCMVSVAKFYLDFIVEESCGKCSPCRIGNKRLYEILDKITEGKGSIEDIELLRNLGKVIKDTALCGLGQTSPNPVLSTIDNFEQEYIDHVVNHKCEAGVCKSMMRYNINPDNCVGCTACARACPVNAISGERKQVHSINQELCIKCGSCLQKCKFDAVYTN
- a CDS encoding (2Fe-2S) ferredoxin domain-containing protein, translated to MTKVKSLEELKKLREAFQQQIKIRHQGDTSESKTQIRVAMATCGIASGAKAVMEYFIEELDKRNVDAVVMQTGCMGYCYAEPTVEITKPGEEPIVFGWVDEKKADAIIEKYIKQGELVEGIIPKNYDNADN